Sequence from the Fictibacillus arsenicus genome:
GTATAGAAATCACTCGTTGTTTTCGTCCTTTTGGAAGCAAAATATGTAATGACTAAAGTTAGGGCTACAATCGCTAGGAATAAAGTGAATGCTGTACCATTCATGAAGAGACCTCCTTGTCCATTTCAGATACAACTTTTTCTGCAAGTTCATCAAATCGTTTTGCTTTTTTTGTATAGATCATGCAAAGTGCCCATGTCATAATAAATTGTGCAAAAGCAAATATCCATGCCCAAGAAATATCGCCGATTACCTTGTTATTTAATACATCTGAATAAGCTGTTAAGACCGGAAGACTAAAATAAAACAGTAAAAAAAATAAAGTCATCGGTAAAATAAAACGCTTTTTTTCTTCCATCAGCTGCTTAAAGTAAGTGGAACGAACAATTTCGCTATACCTTGGTTCTTCATAGTTTTTCTGTTTTTTAGGTAACACTGAACTTCCTCCTTTAATTGTGTTGTATAATTCTTTCAGTAAACCTCCTTTACGGAATTATTTTTATTTTCAGATAATAAAGCTTTTCTTATTATAAACGGAAAACCTGTACCAATTCAAATTAATCAGCTTAATGTTTAGAAGGAATATATGCGGTAGTTTGCGTATTATTAAGTAAGGGCAAAAACAGAGAAGAGGTGCAAACATCATGAGTGTTGTCTTAGTTAAACTAGGGATATCCGCTTTTTTTGGATTAATAATTGGTATTGAACGCGAATTAAAAAACAAACCAGTGGGGCTTAAAACAAGTCTTGTCATCTCGATCAGCAGTTGTTTGCTCACAATTGTAAGCATTGAATCAGCTGAACAATACTCTACCGTATCAGGACAAACCGTTATGGACCCCATGCGTCTAGCCGCTCAAATCGTAAGTGGGATAGGTTTTCTTGGAGCAGGAGTAATATTAAGAAGAAGCAATGATGTCATTTCAGGGCTTACAACAGCTGCAATGATTTGGGGAGCTTCTGGTTTAGGAATTGCAGCTGGGGCAGGTTTTTACAAAGAAGCTGCAGCTGGAGCTTTGTTAATTTTAATCAGCGTAGAATTGATACCTTTGATTATGAAATGGATAGGACCAAAGGCATTAAGGCAGATTGATGTAAAGTTAAAATTAATCGTAGAACCCGAAACAAACATGAGTGATGTAATGAAACAAATTAATGAGCTTAACGTTCGTATTGTAAACGTTAGAATTAAAGATCTCGAGAATGATAATCGGAAAATGGAGATGGCTGCTTCCATTTATGAAAAAAGGTATACCACTGATCTGTATGATGATGTAAAAAAAATTAAAGGAATACGAAGCGTTGAAATTGAGACACTTGATTAAATAGGAGGAAAAGATGAAAGCTTTAGTAGTTATTGATTACACAAATGATTTTGTCGCTGATGAAGGGAAGCTGACTTGCGGGAAACCAGGTCAGGCAATAGAAGAGAGAATTGCAGCTATTACTGACGAATTTATTAAAAATGAGGATTATGTTGTTTTTGCTGTGGATGTTCATGACGAAAATGATCCCTATCATCCAGAGAGCAAACTGTTTCCTCCACACAATATCAGGAATACAGAAGGCAGAGAATTGTTCGGGAAACTTAAAGAAGTATACGTTGAGAACATGGCTAGGCCAGAAAAGAATATTTTATGGATCGATAAAACACGTTATAGTGCTTTTGCGGGTACAGACCTGGAGATTAAATTAAAGGAGAGAAATATTCAAGAAGTACATCTGACAGGAGTATGTACTGACATTTGTGTATTACATACTGCTGTAGATGCTTACAATAAAGGCTTTAATATTGTCATACACGAGGATGCTGTGCAAAGTTTTAGCCAGCCAGGTCACGAATGGGCGCTTTCCCATTTTAAAAATACACTTGGTGCAGAAGTTGTCACCAAGAACAGCAGTCTCGTTTAAAAATAGGGGGGATGACTCAAAAAGTATAAAATTTTTTGAGGTCATGCCTCTTTTTATTAGGCTAAATAAAATCCTCTTTCGCAATCATTGTTGCTCTTGGAAGTAGTTGATTTCCGTTCCAGGATGCTCGCTTCCCGCGGGGCGTGCGGTGAGCCACCTTGGCGCTTTGCACCTACAGTGTCTCACCTGTCCCGCTGGTCCCGCAGGACAAGGAAGGCTTCGGCAGAGTTACATCGCACGAAGAAAATGCGATTTTCATTTTCGAGGAGTCTCGCACCTTGCACTCCAATCAACTTGTCAATGAAGAAATGAGTCAAAAGCAACAATCTTTTAGAATCGGGGCTGCCAAAAGTAAGTTT
This genomic interval carries:
- a CDS encoding DUF485 domain-containing protein, which encodes MLPKKQKNYEEPRYSEIVRSTYFKQLMEEKKRFILPMTLFFLLFYFSLPVLTAYSDVLNNKVIGDISWAWIFAFAQFIMTWALCMIYTKKAKRFDELAEKVVSEMDKEVSS
- a CDS encoding cysteine hydrolase family protein — protein: MKALVVIDYTNDFVADEGKLTCGKPGQAIEERIAAITDEFIKNEDYVVFAVDVHDENDPYHPESKLFPPHNIRNTEGRELFGKLKEVYVENMARPEKNILWIDKTRYSAFAGTDLEIKLKERNIQEVHLTGVCTDICVLHTAVDAYNKGFNIVIHEDAVQSFSQPGHEWALSHFKNTLGAEVVTKNSSLV
- a CDS encoding MgtC/SapB family protein, whose translation is MSVVLVKLGISAFFGLIIGIERELKNKPVGLKTSLVISISSCLLTIVSIESAEQYSTVSGQTVMDPMRLAAQIVSGIGFLGAGVILRRSNDVISGLTTAAMIWGASGLGIAAGAGFYKEAAAGALLILISVELIPLIMKWIGPKALRQIDVKLKLIVEPETNMSDVMKQINELNVRIVNVRIKDLENDNRKMEMAASIYEKRYTTDLYDDVKKIKGIRSVEIETLD